TACGGCTTTATTGTCGAAATGGCATTGATCTGGATTGGGCGAATACAGTATTGAGAGTTTCTGTATTAGGTTCGCCTGGAGATGATTACCCAGTGACTCACATTCGTAATCATCCGGATTATCAGGTCATGACAGATTCGGATACGCTGAAACAGCCGCAGGTTATATTATAGGCTGCTTGGACTCATGCTTCAAGAAAACCGGTGAACTCCAACCCCATTGGTCATTGCGCTGTCTTACTCGCATATAATAATTATGCCCTTCTTTACTCTCATCTTCCCATTCACCGTTCCATTTCCACTGGTTTGGTTCTGGTGCTCGATTGAAGCGGTAGGCGGGTGAATCAATGTCCTTTAATACACCTGAGCGCGCGCCCTTCATGAGCTTTGCCAGCGGCCATTCAACTTTTTTGCCGTTAAGATTTGCCCACACCATTCCGTTGCGAGGCATCTTTACTTCTATGCAGACCCCTTGAGACATATTGGTGGAATTATTGGGGTTTCCACTAGTTACTGTTTCGAATGTTACGGCCTGGCTTCCTGACTCAATGATTTTACTGGTGTAGTAACTGCTCATAGCATCTGCCTCTACGGGGGAGACTACCTCCTGTCCACGGAAACGGGGCTCGACGGCCAAAATTTCGCCATCTCCTATACCTAGTTCTGCTAGCCAGTTGCAGGATTTGTGGCGTGCTCCCCATCCCAATTCTAAATAAATTTTGGTGTGAACCATTTCATTGGCTGATGGATTGGGAGTATCCATTTCATATTGTGAAAAGCGTTTCACCAGAACGCCGTCTCGCAAAATGTCCACGCAGTCAATGGCCCCACCGGCTTGCAGTGCCAATTCGATCTTTCGTTGTTCTTCAGCATCGATTACCGAGCCCATTGGCGTACCATTTACCTGGAAACGCAGATCCATACGGTCACCCGTGAGTGCAAACATGCGGCGTTGTAATAGTGCCTCCCATACATCTTCTCGATTACCCGATGCTGCCCAGAGTCCAGTCATGCCATGTCCATAGCTTCCAGGGTGAGCGCTATGATGATCGGTGCCTCCTGAAAATCCAATAACATGCCCCTGCTGTAACCCGTATTGGATGGTGCTTTCCCAATCACTGGGTCCCATCGAATGGAGAAACGGTTTGATGTTTTCCGAAGACTCGGAGCAACCGTGCATGGAGAGCATTTCTACGAACGGTGCAAACTCCGGATTAAATGTGTTCCAGTCGATACCGCGTGTTCCCTTGAGATATCCAACATGGTGGGGTTGTGCGATTGAATCTTTTCCTTGCTCACGCAGTGTCCTAAGTTGGTTGTGGAGGTCGTCCAAGTCTTTTGGATACAGGATGTCTCCATCGAAATCCTTGTAGAGCATGTTTCTGTCGCCGTCGGAGCAGTAATGGACTTCGAAGCCTGGAAACACGACAAAGTTTCCTTCGTCATTATACTCTTTCAAAGTTTCCATCATCTTAGGCCAGCCTTTCTTTAGCTTGGCAAATCCCTCTTCATGGAAGTCGATGATGTATTGAATATCTTCGTTGGGTTTCGGCATGTCCGGCCAGTGAGCATGACCTGTGATGCTTACAAAATCCAATCGCTCGCGAGCATTGCAAAGTGCGTCCTCCAACGAGCCATGTGCGTAGGAAATACCGCAATGGTTATGCATGTCACCGAAGAGCAGTTTAAAATCACTGAATGAAATCATGAAATTATTCTTAGGGTTATTCGGGTAAGTCCTCACCTTGGGTCTCAGGTGCGTATCGTACAATGATCAAGCCCAAGAGAAAGAACACGCTCAGCCAAGCGGCCGTTTGATTGGTTGTAAACCCCATAGATCCCTGCATCCATGCTGTTAGGAACAACACCGGCGCAGCTATGATACGTCCCAGGTTAAAACACAAGCCGCCTCCCGTTCCTCGCAATCTGGATGGAAATAATTCAGGAAAGTAAATCGCGTAACCGGCATGTATGCCACTCACCAGAAATCCGAACACCGGCAGGGCCCACCAATAAAAGCCAATACTCATATCGGTAAATAATCCAAACAAGAGGGCACTGCTTGCGAATCCTCCAATGAAGAAAAAGGAAAACGCTCCTCGACGCCCGATTCGCTCACTGACGGGCCCAAATGCGAGCATGCCTAACAGCCCCCCTGTCATGACTAGGAAGTGGCCTTTCATTTCGGTCTTTTTGATCTCGCTGAAATTCGCTTCCAGTGCGGCCGCATTATCGACCATAGATCCTTCGTTCTGAGAAACGACTTCTCGCTCCGCAGCGCTTCTCATCAGGTTCCTTCCATAGATCTTTACACCCCAAAAGGTGGCCAGACCGATCGCTGCTAGAGCGACGCCGACTAAGGTTCGCCTTCGAAGTTCACCTTTAAATAAATCACCAATTCTCCCAGTGCGTTTAGTCGGATCCGTTTTCGCGATCTCGCGCGCTTTCTTCCAGCTCTCCGGTTCCTTCAATTTTACACGAATCCAAATGGTCAACAACGCGGGAAGGACACCAATCCCAAAAGCCAGCCGCCAGTTTAGATCCGGAATCGCTTCCGTATTCAGTGCAGGATTTCCCACAATGAAAGCACCTGCAGCAATAGCCAAATAGGAGCCCAAAGTGCTGGTTGCATGAAAAATCCCCAACGAACGGACGCGTGCCCATTTTGGAAAAACCTCTGCCACCATCGCGCTGGCCACGGCCCATTCTCCGCCCACGCCCATAGCAACAAAGAAGCGCAATACGATCACTTGCCAGGCCTCTTGGGCAAAAGCGGTCATGCAGGTAAATATAGAATACACCAGGATCGTAATGACCATGGTGCGTGCCCGGCCAATGCGGTCACTTAGCATTCCGAAAAATACGCCGCCCACTGCACCGCCAACTAGGAATACCCCCAATGCAATTTTCGCTACGGCATCTCGATTATCTGCCGGAACGTCTGGGGGTAGGAGGGACGCCATCATTTCGTTCATACTGGTAACGAAAATCTGACCTTCGAAAATATCGAAGATCCAACCCAATGACGCGATCAAGAGTACCAGCCATTGATAGCGGGTTACGCCTTTCCACCACGGGCTGTCCTTTGTGCGTTTGGTAGATTCGCTCATGGTTTGAACCTTGTGGCTAAAACCGCATATGACTTAAATGATAAATCCTTCAAGCGATGCTTCTTTTAATCTAAAGTAATCTTTCTGCTATCTGCATGATAGCGAGAGCGCCTACCTGATTCGTAAGACATTTGAGCCATGATGGTTGCTACAGCATGGCGATAGCCGGCTTCCAATGGAGCATGGGGCTCTGCATTTCCGCGCAAGGCTTGGAACCAATTTTGAAAATGGTCCGGGCGCTTAATATCCTCGACCTCGTTTTTGCCTCGGATGGATCCATCGCGATTGATGCCACCTTCAGCGGTGTAAATTGCCGTGCCGCGGCGCTCAAGTTCAAGGGTTCCTTTTTCGCCGAGTAGTCGGGTTCGATTGCCGCTACTGTTTCCAAAATTGGTTGTATAGGTAACCACCGTGTCTTCGGGGTAACTCCATATCGCATCGATCTGGTCTGGAGCAGTGAATTTGTAGTCATCTTTCCAGGTGTAAGTACCCCCGTGGCAATTACAGGTTTTCGGTATGCTGAGACCGGTCAGGTAATGAACGAGGTCGATATAGTGACTGCCCCATTGTGGCACCGGTCCTTGGCAAAATTCATAGTAGCCATACCAGCCCGTATAGAGAACGGGGTCGAAAGGTTTGTCCGTTCTTCCATTGGTGAATTCATCCCAATCAAGGTCTTCCTTTCTGACAGTTCGATCGACTCGTTTGTACCAATAAGGTTCGGCCGCATTGCGTACCTGTTCCACACGAGAGAGGTGACCCAGAATACCTGTTTCCATCAGTTTTTGTACCCCCACGTTGGAAGGCTCGGTGCGTTGTTGCGTACCGACTTGCACGATGATCTTGGCTTCTTGGGCGGCATCTACCGCCCGCTTAAGTGCATCGAACTCAATACCCAGTGGCTTTTCCGCATAACAATGTTTGCCAGCCTCGGCCACCGCTTCCAGGTGAAGCGTATGAACATGATCAGGAGAAGCGATCATCACCGCGTCCAGATCTTTCATCTCCAACATGTCCCGGTAGGTCGAAAATTGCTTGGGACTTTTTCCAGTGTAATCCTTTACATTGGCTGCAGCTTTTTCTCGAGCCGGTTTGTAAGGATCGCATACCGCTACGACTACGAGGTTCTCTCCTTGGGCATGCTGTTTCACATAGCGCTGGTGAGTTCCGAAACCACGTTGTCCACAACCGATTTGGCCGATGCGAATGCGGTCGTTGGCTCCTACACTGCGCGTGTAGGAAGAGGCCGAAGCTTTGAGTGGCAATGCACCTAGCGCAGAGGCAGCAGCATGGCCTAGAAAAGTGCGACGTGAGATAGAGTAGGGTGATTCTTTATCTTGTTTCATGGGGTTTAGACTTGGGTTCGAAGAAACGACTAATTCAGATTCAAAAACCTTATCCGAATTGAGCAACCTCTAAACTAGGTTCCACAGAGGATCACCTAGACTCCCTTCGCCTATCAAAATGAAATCAGCTCCGCGCCAACAACGTCTTATTCTGCCGCATGGATTACAAAAATAATCTATGAACTAACGCTTTGGCTCCCAGTGAAACGTCTCACCTGTCGTCACAACCTTGAGGTCGGTGAACGAAGTTCCTAAGGGTGCGAAGGTTTTAGGCGCTTGAGAAATCAACTGGCTCATGGTTTTTACATAAGCTGCGTCATCGGCCAGGTTCTGCCATTCTTCCGGATCCTCATTCAGATCATAGAGTTCTTCAGAGCCTTCATGAGCTCCGCTTGAAGTTGGGCTTTGTTCACTTCGTATTCCTTTCTCCGCATGGGCTTTTCATACGGATAGATGCCACTCTTGTACAGCTTTTTCAGGGTAGCCTTTTTAGATTCACATGGAGCTACTTCAATGGATCCATGTACGAGGTCTGGAGCTACCTGTTCGGATAAGTCTTCAGGTAACTCTATTGACTTCTTAGGCATGGCGGGGAGGAGGTGTTTCTTCTATTCTTTCTCAGATGATTCTTTTTCGGTCTTTTTCATCTTGCTGTGTCCGAAGGCCTCGATCATTCCCAAGTCTGTTTGTAGTCGAGGGTGATTCGAGCGTAGTTGTGGAAGGTTGGGTCGGTCATTATGGTTCGGTAAAAAGCGTAATCTTCTTCGCACTTAGGACAAGTCGTAATGCTCGCAAAATTGAAGATACCTTCCCTTAAATGGCTCCCCCGTAGATGGATCTAAAATGTGGTGAAATTTTTTAGCCCGTTCAAAGCGAGTATTGATCCAAAGTCATTTTTTCGTAACCCTAAATAAAATGAACGATTTCCGAATGAATAAGTTGAGCTCAATGTTCAGCACTTGCCTGCTCTTTCTGTTAATGGCGGCCGTGGGATTGTTCAAAATCCCGGCATTTGCAGAGCCCCAAAACATCCTGATCATCACGGCCGACAATCTCGGGTATGGGGATATTAAGAGCTACAATCCGGACTCGATGATCCTAACTCCACGGCTGGACCGCCTGGCAACAGAGAGTGCACGATTAACAAGTTTCTATACGGCATCTTCCACTTGCACGGTGTCGCGAGCCTGTTTGTTAACGGGGCGTATTCCGCAACGTCATGGCTTGGACTATCAACTGCCAGGCTTGGAAGGTAATTATGGTGTGGGCTTGAATCAGAATGAGGTGCTGATTCCTCAGGTGTTGAAGGCCGCACCCGAGCCCTACGTCACGGGGTGCTTTGGAAAATGGAATATTGGTTTCGCCGCAGGATCGCGTCCGACGGAGCGAGGATTTGATGAATTTGTCGGGCATGCTTCAGGCAACATGGACTACTATACACATAACTACCGTTTGAAGCACGACCTCTATGAAGGCACCGAGGAGTTGGACCGGATAGGCGAGTACGCTACGGACATCTTTGCCGATGCTGCGATTGATTTTATTGAACGACGTTCAAAAGAAGAGCAGCCCTGGTTCTGTTACTTACCCTTTAATGCCCCTCACTTTCCCAGTGCCAGAAACAAGCAGCCTGGGGAACCGAATATTTGGCAGGCTCCGGATAGGGCTTTTGAAGCCTACGGTTGGTCGCCCGAGGAACAGAATTATGAGAAGCGGTATGCCGCTGTGGTGACTGCTCTCGATCAGGCGATTGGTCGTGTGCTCGATGCATTGAATGAGGCAGGAGTCGCAGATAACACCTTTGTCTTCTTCATGTCTGACAACGGCGGCTTTCGACTCGATCGTGAAGGCATCGACATAGGCATCAACGACCCATTGAGGTCGGGGGGTGTCACCTGTTGGGAGGGTGGTATCCGTGTGGTCGCCATGGCTCGCTGGCCTGGGCAGATTCAAGAAGGCAGTATCATCGATGAAACCCTCTGGTCCCCTGATTTGATGACTGCTTGTGCGGAGCTCTCTGGAGCTGATTTGCCGAGTGGGGTTGTATTCGATGGTAAAGATCCTCTCCCTATTCTGATGGAGGGAGCCGAGTCAGAGCATGAGTCCTTGTTTTTTGTGTATCGCAATCATGCCGCTTTGAGGGCGGGTCACTGGAAGATTGTGAGAGTCGATCCTGAACATCCCTGGCAGCTGTACAATTTGAAAGAGGATCTTTCAGAGTCGAATGATTTGGCGCAACAGAGGCCTGAAAGGGTAGCGAAGTTGGAGGAGTTGTTCAGGGAGTGGGGAGATTCATTTTAGGAGCAAATTGTGTTTCGCATCGCTGTCGGTCAAAGCCTCGGTAGTTCGCGATCTCTATGTCTTAGAATATTCGGGTCGCGAATAAATTTGCTCCTACAGAAGAAATGACGGGCTACAGTTTCAACTCCGCCTTCAGCGCCGCGAAACTAGACGGATCGATCTTTGTCTCACCTTCGTTCGTTTGCTTGGGGCCAGGAGTACTTCTGCCATTTTCAACGTACGCTTTCAGTAGCTGATAAAGCTCTCTTACCTTGTCGTGATTCGTTGAATACACGTTGGTCGTTTCGCTCGGATCGTTTTTAAGGTTGAAAAGTTGAATGGGAGGTAGGCCAAGGTCTCTGGTTTCATTGGGTCGTGGATAACTCCAGCCTC
This genomic stretch from Opitutia bacterium ISCC 52 harbors:
- a CDS encoding DUF3604 domain-containing protein, encoding MISFSDFKLLFGDMHNHCGISYAHGSLEDALCNARERLDFVSITGHAHWPDMPKPNEDIQYIIDFHEEGFAKLKKGWPKMMETLKEYNDEGNFVVFPGFEVHYCSDGDRNMLYKDFDGDILYPKDLDDLHNQLRTLREQGKDSIAQPHHVGYLKGTRGIDWNTFNPEFAPFVEMLSMHGCSESSENIKPFLHSMGPSDWESTIQYGLQQGHVIGFSGGTDHHSAHPGSYGHGMTGLWAASGNREDVWEALLQRRMFALTGDRMDLRFQVNGTPMGSVIDAEEQRKIELALQAGGAIDCVDILRDGVLVKRFSQYEMDTPNPSANEMVHTKIYLELGWGARHKSCNWLAELGIGDGEILAVEPRFRGQEVVSPVEADAMSSYYTSKIIESGSQAVTFETVTSGNPNNSTNMSQGVCIEVKMPRNGMVWANLNGKKVEWPLAKLMKGARSGVLKDIDSPAYRFNRAPEPNQWKWNGEWEDESKEGHNYYMRVRQRNDQWGWSSPVFLKHESKQPII
- a CDS encoding MFS transporter is translated as MSESTKRTKDSPWWKGVTRYQWLVLLIASLGWIFDIFEGQIFVTSMNEMMASLLPPDVPADNRDAVAKIALGVFLVGGAVGGVFFGMLSDRIGRARTMVITILVYSIFTCMTAFAQEAWQVIVLRFFVAMGVGGEWAVASAMVAEVFPKWARVRSLGIFHATSTLGSYLAIAAGAFIVGNPALNTEAIPDLNWRLAFGIGVLPALLTIWIRVKLKEPESWKKAREIAKTDPTKRTGRIGDLFKGELRRRTLVGVALAAIGLATFWGVKIYGRNLMRSAAEREVVSQNEGSMVDNAAALEANFSEIKKTEMKGHFLVMTGGLLGMLAFGPVSERIGRRGAFSFFFIGGFASSALLFGLFTDMSIGFYWWALPVFGFLVSGIHAGYAIYFPELFPSRLRGTGGGLCFNLGRIIAAPVLFLTAWMQGSMGFTTNQTAAWLSVFFLLGLIIVRYAPETQGEDLPE
- a CDS encoding Gfo/Idh/MocA family oxidoreductase; this translates as MKQDKESPYSISRRTFLGHAAASALGALPLKASASSYTRSVGANDRIRIGQIGCGQRGFGTHQRYVKQHAQGENLVVVAVCDPYKPAREKAAANVKDYTGKSPKQFSTYRDMLEMKDLDAVMIASPDHVHTLHLEAVAEAGKHCYAEKPLGIEFDALKRAVDAAQEAKIIVQVGTQQRTEPSNVGVQKLMETGILGHLSRVEQVRNAAEPYWYKRVDRTVRKEDLDWDEFTNGRTDKPFDPVLYTGWYGYYEFCQGPVPQWGSHYIDLVHYLTGLSIPKTCNCHGGTYTWKDDYKFTAPDQIDAIWSYPEDTVVTYTTNFGNSSGNRTRLLGEKGTLELERRGTAIYTAEGGINRDGSIRGKNEVEDIKRPDHFQNWFQALRGNAEPHAPLEAGYRHAVATIMAQMSYESGRRSRYHADSRKITLD
- a CDS encoding sulfatase-like hydrolase/transferase — its product is MNDFRMNKLSSMFSTCLLFLLMAAVGLFKIPAFAEPQNILIITADNLGYGDIKSYNPDSMILTPRLDRLATESARLTSFYTASSTCTVSRACLLTGRIPQRHGLDYQLPGLEGNYGVGLNQNEVLIPQVLKAAPEPYVTGCFGKWNIGFAAGSRPTERGFDEFVGHASGNMDYYTHNYRLKHDLYEGTEELDRIGEYATDIFADAAIDFIERRSKEEQPWFCYLPFNAPHFPSARNKQPGEPNIWQAPDRAFEAYGWSPEEQNYEKRYAAVVTALDQAIGRVLDALNEAGVADNTFVFFMSDNGGFRLDREGIDIGINDPLRSGGVTCWEGGIRVVAMARWPGQIQEGSIIDETLWSPDLMTACAELSGADLPSGVVFDGKDPLPILMEGAESEHESLFFVYRNHAALRAGHWKIVRVDPEHPWQLYNLKEDLSESNDLAQQRPERVAKLEELFREWGDSF